From a single Arachnia propionica genomic region:
- a CDS encoding right-handed parallel beta-helix repeat-containing protein, producing the protein MNSPSRPLLTTLVCSLVALTGCASPTTREALSPADSLSAPAAPQSSEDTCPGPVPTSPHSASAGNVPSAPTSTAAQPSAGLPEFHSLADARTQLPKDSTGFVLTDGVTSLTYAKGTGDGEVTINDTTYATTFEEVRDGKKVGFVPLLAQDIPADATSTLKAALELATQRGVGVRLSPSQSYTISAELQLPKGLTYFDGAGATITAALKGGTSNDPKNVFRIAPGSSGTTLTNTTIDMTGSDTFTRGVLAFARNGENISDVTISGLTIVNSQYRGIAVLGREGDVDNIRIENNQVTVRPEFQRTEGVVAIGVYSGLSKDSTPVYDQFVTTGKVPQLTHRATRVTVSGNRVTGGYYGIEFSGVGCSVVSNNFSTMNTRNLSMQDSSYKNTVEDNHFNYSISSSIHLAYGSHDNTIQRNTIVTGVSMGQGLLQAYQGSHDNTFRDNTIEAFDDKTVKVPDKKDDDPMHPHWMLYVGPHSDNNTFSGNVLSGQAKRSVVAVESIWDKKSSFSGEVSGNPHSYMGTKPGYPGTSIEVDYVGGRRDLTGTTITGNVMLPTGTPFYVAADVSKGLKVENNDVARASEGTERLIGNNTGLNLSGNQLAGTGYPVDKPLVQHEGTLDGVGTAHVTYTDRTIGTHHSQITTQQGDDKDTNLVVDSPDDTVTDAGGTDTLNAAVDSTLPSGVENLRMLGSDPLRATGNELSNTMHGNSADNVIDGAAGDDSLAGGQGNDTLTGGAGHDRFVLDGQLNGDVDTITDFTPGQDKISLPVATFGGLSGNWFTADAVTATTRVYQQGETLLFDADGSGTLFTPVAFATLPSGVQLTVNDFA; encoded by the coding sequence ATGAACTCACCATCGCGACCGCTGCTGACCACGCTGGTCTGCTCCCTCGTCGCACTCACGGGCTGCGCCTCCCCCACGACACGGGAAGCGCTGAGTCCCGCCGACTCGCTCTCAGCCCCCGCAGCACCACAGTCTTCGGAGGACACCTGTCCCGGACCCGTTCCGACGTCACCCCATTCGGCTTCGGCAGGAAACGTCCCGTCCGCGCCCACATCGACAGCTGCCCAGCCGAGTGCCGGCCTGCCGGAGTTCCACTCCTTGGCCGATGCGCGCACGCAGCTCCCGAAGGACTCGACGGGTTTCGTCCTGACCGATGGCGTCACCTCACTCACCTACGCGAAGGGCACCGGGGATGGTGAGGTCACCATCAATGACACGACCTACGCCACCACCTTCGAAGAGGTCAGGGACGGCAAGAAAGTAGGGTTCGTTCCCCTGCTGGCGCAGGACATTCCCGCCGATGCGACGTCCACCCTCAAGGCCGCTCTGGAGCTCGCCACGCAACGTGGCGTCGGGGTCCGGCTGAGCCCGTCGCAGAGCTACACCATCTCCGCAGAGCTTCAGCTTCCGAAGGGACTGACGTACTTCGACGGCGCAGGCGCGACCATCACAGCCGCACTCAAGGGCGGGACCAGCAACGATCCGAAAAACGTTTTCCGAATCGCCCCGGGCTCCAGCGGAACGACCCTGACCAATACCACTATCGACATGACAGGTTCCGATACCTTCACTCGCGGGGTGCTGGCTTTCGCAAGAAATGGGGAGAACATCAGTGATGTGACCATCAGCGGTCTGACCATCGTCAATTCCCAGTATCGCGGTATCGCGGTGCTGGGACGCGAAGGCGATGTTGACAACATCCGCATCGAGAACAACCAGGTCACGGTACGGCCCGAGTTCCAACGCACCGAAGGAGTGGTTGCGATCGGCGTCTACTCCGGTCTCTCGAAGGACTCCACCCCGGTCTACGACCAATTCGTGACAACCGGTAAGGTGCCACAACTCACCCACAGGGCGACCCGGGTCACCGTCTCCGGGAACCGCGTCACGGGCGGGTACTACGGCATCGAGTTCTCTGGGGTCGGGTGCAGTGTCGTGAGCAACAACTTCTCCACCATGAACACCCGCAACCTGTCCATGCAGGACAGCTCCTACAAGAACACTGTGGAGGACAATCACTTCAACTACAGCATTTCTTCATCCATCCACCTGGCCTACGGGTCGCACGACAACACGATCCAGCGCAACACGATCGTCACCGGCGTCTCAATGGGGCAGGGACTGCTGCAGGCCTACCAGGGAAGCCACGACAACACCTTCCGGGACAACACCATCGAGGCTTTCGATGACAAAACAGTAAAGGTGCCTGACAAGAAAGATGATGATCCCATGCATCCCCACTGGATGTTGTACGTCGGGCCCCACTCGGACAACAACACCTTCAGCGGAAACGTCCTTTCAGGACAGGCCAAGAGGTCGGTCGTCGCAGTGGAATCAATCTGGGACAAGAAATCCTCATTCTCCGGCGAAGTGAGCGGAAACCCACACTCGTACATGGGAACCAAACCTGGATACCCGGGCACCTCCATCGAGGTGGACTATGTCGGGGGAAGAAGGGACCTCACAGGAACCACGATCACCGGCAATGTGATGCTGCCCACTGGAACCCCGTTCTACGTGGCCGCCGACGTCTCCAAGGGCTTGAAAGTCGAAAACAATGATGTCGCCAGGGCCTCGGAAGGCACCGAGCGTCTCATCGGCAACAATACGGGCCTGAACCTGTCCGGAAACCAGCTGGCGGGTACCGGCTACCCGGTCGACAAGCCCTTGGTTCAGCATGAGGGAACCCTCGACGGCGTCGGCACGGCACACGTCACCTACACCGACCGGACGATCGGTACCCACCACTCCCAGATCACCACCCAGCAGGGCGATGACAAGGACACCAACCTCGTCGTCGACTCCCCCGACGACACCGTGACCGACGCCGGGGGCACCGACACCCTCAACGCCGCCGTCGACTCGACCCTGCCGTCGGGGGTGGAGAATCTCCGGATGCTGGGCAGCGATCCACTGCGGGCCACGGGCAACGAGCTGTCGAACACGATGCACGGCAACTCCGCGGACAACGTCATTGACGGCGCCGCCGGCGACGACTCCCTGGCAGGCGGTCAGGGAAACGACACCCTCACCGGTGGCGCAGGACATGACAGGTTCGTCCTGGACGGCCAACTGAACGGTGACGTCGACACGATCACGGATTTCACCCCCGGACAGGACAAGATCAGCCTGCCCGTAGCCACCTTCGGCGGCCTGAGCGGCAACTGGTTCACCGCCGACGCGGTCACCGCCACCACGCGGGTGTACCAGCAGGGAGAGACGCTGCTCTTCGACGCCGACGGCTCGGGCACGCTGTTCACCCCGGTCGCATTCGCGACGCTGCCGTCAGGAGTCCAGCTCACCGTCAACGACTTCGCCTGA
- a CDS encoding YbhB/YbcL family Raf kinase inhibitor-like protein, whose protein sequence is MGISDDSTTLTVRSDCIDSDGRFRTDFTGRGRNISPKLRLDGLDPSTRTLAVTLEDLTHPLFGSMAHWIAWNIPPGDSIPAAIPPGRVNPSTGIVQGTAYGWHRYRGPKPPQGMTHTYRFTVHALDCTLTLPSRTRLAGFKHAVEGHVLQWAVLEGIYE, encoded by the coding sequence ATGGGCATCTCCGACGACTCCACCACGCTCACTGTGAGGTCGGACTGCATCGATTCCGATGGACGTTTCCGAACCGACTTCACTGGGCGGGGCAGGAACATTTCCCCCAAGCTGCGCCTCGACGGCCTCGACCCGAGCACCCGCACCCTGGCGGTGACGCTCGAGGACCTGACCCATCCCCTGTTCGGCTCCATGGCCCACTGGATCGCATGGAATATCCCTCCGGGGGATTCGATACCGGCCGCCATCCCACCGGGTCGCGTCAACCCCTCGACGGGAATCGTCCAGGGAACCGCCTACGGGTGGCACAGATACCGTGGCCCGAAACCTCCCCAGGGCATGACACACACCTACCGGTTCACCGTTCACGCGCTCGACTGCACCCTGACGCTCCCCTCCAGAACCCGCTTGGCGGGCTTCAAACACGCGGTTGAGGGGCACGTCCTGCAGTGGGCCGTGCTCGAGGGAATCTACGAATAG